tcttctcaccttcgctgaaaatgtcaaagatttcaatgtggaaaaatcctggtggatacggttgtatcgtttgagttgtattcctggcagcggtgaggcagccggtcaccagaatgtctgccagccatatttttccagctggcagcgtttagtcagccgtctggcagccatgcgtatgcggggatGAACTAACCTCTCTCCTTTTTACTCCTATCTTTACAGGATCACTTCAAATTTACCATCCTCAACTCGATCATCGTATCCCGTCCGATCAACCTGGTCGAGCTGGTAAACAGCGAGGCCCGCGTGATGTTACTCTACTGCACCAAAGACGAAGCCGTGGATATCCTGAAGGCAGCCGAAGAATTGCACATCACCGGCGAGAACTACGTATGGGTCGTGACGCAGAGTGTGATCGAGAATATGCAGGCACCGACACAGTTCCCGGTCGGTATGCTCGGGGTGCACTTCGATACGTCTTCCAGTGCGTTGTGGAACGAGATTTCGAACGCGATTCGGGTCTACGCGTACGGTGTGGAGTACTATCTGAGCGATCCGAAGAATGCCGGCCGCGGTCTCGATACGCACCAGTTGTCGTGCGAAGACGAAGGTCGAGGCCGTTGGGATAATGGAGAGGTGTTCTTCAAGTATCTGAGGAATGTTTCGTTGGAGGGAGAACCGAACCGGCCAAACATTGAGTTCACTACGGATGGAGATCTTAAGTGGGCGGAACTGAAGATTATGAATCTGCGACCTAGTGTTAACAGCAAAGGCCTAGTGTGGGAAGAGATCGGAATGTGGAAGTCGTGGCAGCACCAGAAGCTCGATATCCGAGATATAGCCTGGCCCGGCGATTCACATTCACCTCCACAGGGAGTGCCGGAAAAATTTCACTTGAAGGTAACGTTTTTGGAAGAGGCACCGTATATCAATCTGTCACCAGCTGATCCCATCAGCGGAAAGTGTCTAATGGACCGGGGAGTGTTGTGTCGGGTGGCGGCCGATCACGAAATGACAGACATCGATATGGGTCAAGCGCACAAAAATGGATCGTTCTATCAGTGTTGTAGTGGTttctgtattgatttgttggaAAAGTTTGCGGAAGAATTGGGGTTCACTTACGAACTGGTTCGTGTAGAAGACGGAAAGTGGGGCACGTTGGACAATGGAAAGTGGAATGGGTTAATCCACGAGTTGGTGAACAGGAAGACTGATATGGTTTTGACATCGCTGATGATCAACGCCGAACGGGAAGCGGTAGTAGATTTTAGTGAGCCTTTCATGGAGACCGGAATTGCGATCGTAGTGGCCAAGCGAACGGGAATCATCTCTCCGACTGCTTTTCTGGAACCGTTTGATACCGCGTCTTGGATGTTGGTAGGAATATTCGCCATCCAGGCAGCAACCTTCATGATCTTTCTGTTCGAATGGTTATCGCCCAGTGGATACGACATGAAAACTGTGCTGCAGAACGCGAATAACACTCCGTATCGGTTTTCGTTGTTCCGGACCTACTGGTTAGTGTGGGCCGTACTGTTCCAAGCTGCAGTGCATGTTGATTCGCCGCGTGGATTTACCTCCCGCTTCATGACGAACGTTTGGGCCTTGTTTGCTGTAGTATTTCTTGCTATCTACACTGCCAACCTCGCGGCATTCATGATAACCAGAGAAGAGTTTCACGAGTTCAGTGGCCTGGACGATACTCGGCTGTCACATCCATTCTCGCACAAACCAACAATAAAATTTGGTACGATTCCTTGGAGTCACACCGATTCAACAATATCCAAGTACTTCAAGGAGATGCACTATTACATGAGACAGTATAATAAGACGAGTGTGGCGGACGGCGTTGCGGCAGTTCTAAGCGGTACAATGGATGCGTTTATCTACGACGGAACGGTACTGGACTACCTCGTACAACAGGACGAAGACTGCCGTTTGCTAACCGTCGGTCAGTGGTACGCTATGACCGGTTATGGATTGGCCTTCAGTCGTAATTCTAAATACGTCGACATGTTCAACAAACGGTTGCTGGAGTTTCGTGCCAACGGAGATCTGGAACGGTTACGTCGATATTGGATGACAGGAACCTGTCGTCCGGGGAAACAAGAGCACAAATCATCAGATCCTCTTGCTTTGGAACAGTTTTTGTCGGCTTTCCTGCTGTTGATGGCCGGAATTCTGCTTGCGGCACTACTGCTTCTTCTCGAGCAtctgtatttcaagtatttccgcAAAAGATTGGCGAAAAAGGATCGTGGCGGTTGCTGTGCTCTCATATCCCTGTCTATGGGTAAATCGCTGACATTCCGAGGAGCCGTGTTCGAGGCCACGGAGCTACTCCGGCATCATCGCTGTAACGATCCCATCTGCGATACCCATCTGTGGAAGGTGAAACACGAGCTGGACATGACTCGGTTACGTAATACTCAGCTGGAGAAAGCTCTGGATTCGCATGGCATTAAACCTCCCCAGGTAAGGATTACCTCTACCAACGACATTACCGGTGCCGGCCGGAGAGAGCGATATCAACAACGACCGAATATTTTGGGTAACCTAAGCCTTGGGGGTAGCGCTCAGGATCTGTACCGTTGGTCATACAAAACGGAAATTGCCGAAATGGAAACGGTACTGTAAAAAGAAAACCAGCGCAACGCGTAACACCAC
This genomic window from Malaya genurostris strain Urasoe2022 chromosome 1, Malgen_1.1, whole genome shotgun sequence contains:
- the LOC131425938 gene encoding glutamate receptor ionotropic, NMDA 2B, which translates into the protein MKIGIKLAGKMNLLLASVALLLGCLITGVEVKSYKTTTNRGSGISIGGSSSSSSSVSNSEKVRGSGSSGSGSSSPLGSSRSKLQLNVGLLVPHTNFGRRDYLRSISTAVAGLQKGRGPKLTFLKDHDFQTSNIHFDMMSLTPSPTAILNTLCKEFLHANVSAILYMMNYESYGRSTASAQYFLQLAGYLGIPVISWNADNSGLERRASQSTLQLQLAPSIEHQSAAMLSILERYKWHQFSVVTSQIAGHDDFVQAVREQVAVMDHFKFTILNSIIVSRPINLVELVNSEARVMLLYCTKDEAVDILKAAEELHITGENYVWVVTQSVIENMQAPTQFPVGMLGVHFDTSSSALWNEISNAIRVYAYGVEYYLSDPKNAGRGLDTHQLSCEDEGRGRWDNGEVFFKYLRNVSLEGEPNRPNIEFTTDGDLKWAELKIMNLRPSVNSKGLVWEEIGMWKSWQHQKLDIRDIAWPGDSHSPPQGVPEKFHLKVTFLEEAPYINLSPADPISGKCLMDRGVLCRVAADHEMTDIDMGQAHKNGSFYQCCSGFCIDLLEKFAEELGFTYELVRVEDGKWGTLDNGKWNGLIHELVNRKTDMVLTSLMINAEREAVVDFSEPFMETGIAIVVAKRTGIISPTAFLEPFDTASWMLVGIFAIQAATFMIFLFEWLSPSGYDMKTVLQNANNTPYRFSLFRTYWLVWAVLFQAAVHVDSPRGFTSRFMTNVWALFAVVFLAIYTANLAAFMITREEFHEFSGLDDTRLSHPFSHKPTIKFGTIPWSHTDSTISKYFKEMHYYMRQYNKTSVADGVAAVLSGTMDAFIYDGTVLDYLVQQDEDCRLLTVGQWYAMTGYGLAFSRNSKYVDMFNKRLLEFRANGDLERLRRYWMTGTCRPGKQEHKSSDPLALEQFLSAFLLLMAGILLAALLLLLEHLYFKYFRKRLAKKDRGGCCALISLSMGKSLTFRGAVFEATELLRHHRCNDPICDTHLWKVKHELDMTRLRNTQLEKALDSHGIKPPQVRITSTNDITGAGRRERYQQRPNILGNLSLGGSAQDLYRWSYKTEIAEMETVL